In Nerophis lumbriciformis linkage group LG01, RoL_Nlum_v2.1, whole genome shotgun sequence, the genomic stretch AGAAAGTTTCCCCCTACAAAAGGCTGGATATACGTACTTATAAACTTAACATAGGCATTACTGTCTTACTAGGTTTTGGCTCCTAATTATTTATTGAACAATTACTGTACATCtccaatatattaaaaaaaaatgggtacACTGTGGAGTGAATTTCTTTAGAATGTACTCTAATATACAAAGGGGCAAATCATGCTCATTGATAAAGTAATGGCTAATAATACTATTACCATTGAAAGGGCAGGTGTCAATAATCTCATTCCTTCCACCGTTACTTCCTTATTTTGTATGTCTTTGAATAGGTCCTTAGACAGCAGAAATAGTTTGGACCCGTCtacagagtttaaaaaaaatatctcaaAAGATAGCCAGCATCTGTCGCACAGTCCTAAAGGTGGAAACAAAGCGGAACTGCAGAGACTGGACCACAGTCACCAGCCAGCAGGGACAACAAGAGAAAGTTCATGTTGGAATGGTATATTATTCTTtccactttatgaaaataaatgtttctcGGTTCTTCTGGTAGCTCTGCCCTACAGTGCTTTTATGCTCACActaaaaacaatattattttgTGCTACCACTGCAGATTGTCCTGCATCTGGGTCCCTGCTAAGCCCATCTGTTGAGTTGCAAGGTATTGGTGAGTACATTGTCCCACAGCTAAAAGGCTCAGAGTACGTCTCAGCCCCTGAGAGAAAATCCCCTACAACGATGAAGCTTAATACCACCACGACACTAAGGAGTAAAGAAGGAAATACAGTGATCAGGCAGAAAAAATCTAGGTCCCCTTCAAGGACCCTCAGGAAGAGGGCTAGATCCAGAAGCTCCCCAAGGAGAAAGAGTTATCGGTCAAGGTCAAATCCATtgaattattttccaatgttactgttttttaagaaatattttataTCTAATAAGTAATGTGAGGTAAGCGGAACTAAATATGGTCCATGCAGGTCCAGAAGCCGACAGTCACGGAGGTCATGTTGTACGTCACGAGATGGGGGATGGCAGACTACCTACAGCCAGAGGGACCGCTGGAAACGAGAGCCAAGCCACTCGCCTGTGCTTATCCTGCGCAAAAAAAGGTCCCCCACTTGCAAACATCGCACAGCTGCCAGCAGCCCTCAAAAAATCAGTGACCTAGGTCGGATATTATTCTTCCAGTATTTTGTTCCCGACCAGTCAATTGTACTGCAGTTTGTCTTATTAACTGCAGCCTACAATTAGCGCAGTGGAAAGGGACTATTTTCCTACACATAAATAAGTACTACTGTaatgtactttgtttttttggttttctttAGGAAAGGAGCAGCTGTTGGAAATTGCCAAGGCCAATGCAGCTGCCATGTGTGCCAAAGCAGGTATGTCCATCCCCTCCAGCCTTAGAACCTCAATGCTGCCGTTGGCATTGCCAAACATGGCGATGAATGCTGCTATGGCCAGTATGACAGCAGGTATGAATAATAATGAAAGGAAACATTAACACTACAGCAACTGTACATAATTGACTGTGTCTCTTTTACAGCCACCATGACCGCTGCCTTGTCCAACATTGGTACCCTGTCCTCACTATTGCCGCTGCAAACCATTATCAACAAACCTGGTGCAAACCTTGCTCAGCCCATAAATGCTGCTTTTGAGGAAGTGAAAAAGAAAGTAGTGAAGCATGCTAACAGCATCAGCATTAAAGAGTTCACTGATGTAAGGCCCTGGATCTATAGATTTAACTCTGAAAAATGCACACTTCACAAATCTTGTAGTTAGTATTAACAAATATTGGGTTCTAAGCAGAACCAAAACCAGGTTCAAAAATGGCACCAACCTAAACAATATTAAACAGACCAAAaaaaagaagtaccgtatttttcggactaagtcgcagtttttttcatagtttggccgacttatactcagtagcgacttatgggtgaaattattaacacattaccgtaaaatatcaaataatattatttagctcattcacgtaagagactagaccggtGGTTCTTAacatgggttcgatcgaaccctaggggttcggcgagtcggcctcaggggttcggcggaggtcaagacacacccgactcttcGTGCAAATAAAAACTTATccctatggatacccccaaacaatgttccctctaattttccatctgatttgcaggtgtgtaatttgtcgtgagttcatgcactttgttggttttgttctttgaacaaggtgatgttcatacacggttcattttgtgcaccagtaaaaaaacatataactttatcttgaatttgaaaaaaatataccgtatttttcggactataagtcgcagtttttttcatagtttggccaggggtgcgacttatacttaggagcgacttatgtgtgaaattattaacacattaccgtaaaatatcaaataataatatttagctcattcacgtaagagactagacgtataagatttcatgggatttagcgattaggagtgacagattgtttggtaaacgtatagcatgttctatatgttatagttatttgaatgactcttaccataatatgttacgttaacataccaagcacgttctcagttggttatttatgcctcatataacgatacttattcagcctgttgttcactattctttatttatttaaaattgcctttcaaatgtctattcttggtgttgggttttatcaaatactatctactcagtggcctagtggttagagtgtctgccctgagatcataccaaagactattaaaaatgggacccattacctccctgcttggcactcagaatcaagggttggaattgggggttaaatcaccaaaaatgatttccgggcgcggcactgctgctgcccactgctcccctcacctcccaggggatgggtcaaatgcagaggacacatttcaccccacctagtgtgtgtgtgacaatcattggtacttaactttaacttaaatacatttcccccaaaaatgtgacttatactccagtgcgagttatatatgtttttttccttctttattatgcattttcggccggtgcgacttatactccgaaaaatacggtatatatatatttttttcactaaagaagggttcgatgaatgcccatatgaaactggtggggttcggtacctccaacaaggttaagaaccactgaactagatgtataagatttcatcgaatttagcgattaagagtgacagattgtttggtaaacgtatagcatgttctatatgttatagttatttgaatgacttttaccataatatgttacgttaacataccagggacgttctcagttggttatttatgcatcatataacgtacacttattcagcctgttgtttcaaatgtctattcttggtgatgggttttatcaaatacatttcccccaaaagtgcgacttatatatgtttttttccttctttattatgcattttcggccgatgcgacttatactccgaaaaacacggtagctATCGGTGCCTCTATTTGGTGCTAAATAATTGCAAACTTAGCCAACTGCAACAAGTGCTTGGCTGTGATATTGTGCGTCTTGCAAATAATATAGCGTTGCGACAAAGCTCGTAGTCTGACACTTTTTAAATGTATTGCCGAACTTAACACTCCAACAGCAGCCTTTATAACACAGCTACTGACACAGCGCCAACCAATAGCCTTCATAGCTAGCCACAACAATACAACACTTGTATGTTCTCCATTTTCTGTAttggtgcaaaaattatgactatatTGTGGagttttgttcttcttttttgaatgtattaCTTGGAGCTTGCAACTTGCTTACAGTTAAATTTTCATCAAAAATTGGTCTGAGGAATTTGTTTGGCGTTCAGGCCTGTCACTCCTGCCGTCCCGTCACGCTTACAGTACATACTAggagcgcgtgcacacacacaaacgcagtccgagagaagcaactaacaatttggaGTATTCTtggctacatatttaatgatagGTTACGTTAGCTTTTTCAAATCGCTATCATGGGTTAACACAATGACAATGCCCGTGCATATGTTGCGTAGTTTGGTCATTGCATGCTAAAAGCAATAAGAGGTTGGTTGCAATGCTTAAAACACATtggaaagttatgttgcaaacagccccttgaaTAACTGAAATATTTCAATCAAAAGTTTGTTCAACTACATGTCCCAAAGTTCCATTAAAATAGTGTTAATAATTACAAAATGtacatgttttccatttcttAACTACTGATTTGGGCACTGTTTCAGCAGGCCACTGTTTTAAAAGTATTGATTTGGTACTAGAATCAGTTTAAATGGAAACAATACCCATCCCTTGCCAGGACAGCATCATTAAATGTTATTTAAGGCTTTAGTCTTACATATTTGTTTGATCTGTATCAGCAGTTACATATTTGTCCATAATTGCCATATTTGTGTCTTTAGAAGTGCAAGATGATTGTGGACAGCAAAGGCGAGCTGCCGGAAGCATTACCGCATGTGTTGGTGGAGGAGGATGACGGGAAACCATGTGGGGGATTGCTTCTGCGTGAACATAAAGCGATCACCTTCAACATTAACGTAACACATTCCACAAATTACATGCAAGCCTAAAATATTCTGATATTCTGACTTAATATAGAAATATTCTTATATTTTCCCTATCTTCATTACCAGAATACCACAGGACGACCAGCCGCTGCAGGCATGGCAAAAGAATTCCCAGTGTCTTCAGGATCTCAACACCGTAAAAAGGTAAAGATTTAGAGGTCATTTAAAATAAACTGTCCTTGTGTTATGGATTGAGTGATTTGATGAAGTGTGTGCTTTCAAGGAGAGCAAGGCACTAAATGTCTATGGAGATTGGGTTCCAGTGGACAAAACATCAGTGGAGGCAAAAGCTGCCATCCCCATGGCGACAGTGAGCACCAGTGAAACTCTGAACGCTCTAGCATTGCCTGTACAGTCTGAAGCACTGGTAGCAAATCACGACAGTGTTTTCCCTGATCCACCGCCACAGGTTCTGATACACTGAGGGGTTTCTTGTCTGTAAATTTTGCATGAATGACACCTATTACTAAATGTCTTTGTAGCCTGTCGACATCTCTCAGGCTGTGAGTGAGAGAATCAAAGCTCAGAGGCGCTTAACGGAGAACCCCCTTGATGTCAGTGCCATCTGCATGCTTACCCGAGCCCAAGAGCAGGTATATCTTGATTATAATCATTTTGTTAAATGCTCAGAGATAAGCTTTCACACTAACGCTATCATTCCTTTCCACTAGTACAGTTAGATAGAAAGCTACACCGAGAGAGAGGCACGTAGACTTTATTATATCCCAGGGAATATGATGGTCTGTGTCtgcttttgtttttgtatttgtaatacaCTTTCGTGGCTTTTTTCTAAACTCAAATGTTTGCTGAAATGTTGCATTTGTGGgcttatgtttatttatataagaaCAGTGGTGGTCTTTCAAGTAGAggaagctcattttcagctaCTCTAAACTCAAGTATAGCCTCCATTAACAGATAAAAAATGTACAGATGCTAGATTTCACAAATAACTTGAAACATGCTATGGCAGAGGTATATATTTCAAGATTGCGGGTTCGCTCATTTTGTTGTCAATCAAAAATAAATTTAGCCTCAGACAGAGCATTCAGTCATCATGCGAAACTTAGTGTCCCGGCCAGCCGAGTCCAAGCCCACTTTCCATACACTTCCATAGACAGTGAGCGTCCGATGGGTGGGGAAAAAGCTGAGCATTTACCCAGTGACTGTCTAGTTTAACTTCAGTGGAACTGCCCGATCTATGCTCccccattgaagtcaatggacGCTTAGCTTCAACACTATTTAATTAAGCTACAAGAATGAATGACAAGAGAGTATTTAGACCCCTTTAAATTattcactctttgtttcattgcagccatttgctaaaatcaaaaaagttaaTTTGATTTCTcgttaatgtacactcagcaccccatcaTGACAGAAAAAACAGAAGTGTAGACGTTTTTGCCAatttattaaaaaagaaaaactgaaatatCACATTGTCATACATTTTCAGACCCTTTGCTGTGACACTCATATTTAATTCACATGCTGTCCATTTCTTCTGGTCCTCCTTGAGATGATTCTGCTCCTTCATTAAAATACAGCTGTGTTTTATCAAACTAATTAAACTCTTATCAAAGTTTGGGAGCACCACAACTCTTCCCAGACCTGGCCATCCAGCCAAACTGAGCAATTGTGGGAGAAAAGCCTTGGAGATCACTGTGGCTGAGCTCCAGAGATGCAGTAGGGAGATAGGAGAAAGTACCACAAAGTCAGCTATCACTGCTGCCCTCCACCAGTCGGGGCTTTATGGACGAGTGGCCCGACGGAAGCCTCTCGTCAGTGCAACACATATGAAAGCCCGCAGAGTTTGCCAAAAAACACATGAAGGACTCCCAGACTATGGGACATAagtttctctggtctgatgagaccaagATTAAACTTGTTGCCGTTAATTGTAAGCCTTATGTGTGGAgaaaaccaggcactgctcatcaccTGCCCAATACAATCCCaacagtcaaacatggtggtggcagcatcatgctatggGGGTGTTTTTCCGCTGCAGGAACAGGACGACTGGTTGCAATtgaaggaaagatgaatgcagccaaGATACACGCTGATTTCTAGACTTGGAACACATCTATTTAGAAAATAGAGGATTAAGTTACTTACCGTGCAGCCATGAGGGGCACAAATGAAATTACTTTTCCTGGTCAAAAATGTAGGGGTGTGGCCTAAATCTAGAATCAGCCACGCCACTCGTAGTGACATAAAAATAGAGACATGATTTTTTGAGCACtatttcttaatttataaatTAAACCTACAATAAATCTATGTCTTTCAACCTGTGTTTAAACTTAATCATAAAGGTCATTTAAATTACACCATTGAAACAAATCTGCAAAATGTTTTAAGCAATATTTTCATAAATTGAAATTTAGGGGTCACAATTGGGGATAGCTATTTTTCAATGAAAGTACCCTATAAAagataattttgtatttatttatcttatcactATCTCAATTAATGCACTGGGTTTAAACAGATCATGATATAATCTCCTCTCCAAAAAAtgtgatttatactccagtgcgatttatgtatgtttttttccttctttattatgcatttttcggccggtgcgacttttacttatgtatatatatatatatatatatatatatatatatatatatatatatatgtatatatgtatatatatatatatatatatatatatatatatatatatatatatatatatatatatatatatatatatatgcgtgtgtgtgtgtgtgtgtgtgtgtgtgtgtgtgtgtgtgtgtatatatatccatccatccatccatttcctaccgcttattcccttttggggtcgcggggggcgctggagcctatctcagctacaatcgggcggaaggcggggtacaccctggacaagtcgccacctcatcgcagggccaacacagatagacagacaacattcacactcacatccacacactagggccaatttagtgttgccaatcaacttatccccaggtgcatgtctttgaaggtgggaggaagccggagtacccggagggaacccacgcagtcacggggagaacatgcaaactccacacagaaagatcccaagcccgggattgaatccaagactactcagaacctttgtattgtgaggcagatgcactcacAACGTAGCACACCatgctgccatatatatatatatatatatatatatatatatatatatatatatatatatacatatatatatatatatatatatatatatatatacatatacaatgtgtgtgtgtgtatatgtatatatatgtgtgtatatatatgtgtgtgtgtgtatatatatatgtatatatgtgtgtatatatatgtactgtatatgtgtgtgtgtgtatatatatatatatatatatatatgtataaatatgtgtgtgtgtatatatgtatataagtataaatgtgtgtgtgtgtatatatatatatatatactgtatatgtatatatatatatatatatatatatatatatatgtatatcaatcaatcaatcaatcaatcattgtttacttatatagccctaaatcatgagtgtcttaaagggctacacaagccacaacgacatcctcggctcagatcccacatcagggcaacaaAAAACTCTtgtatatacatgcattatatataatgtatgtatatatatatgtgtatatgtatattcatatatgtgtatatatatatgtatatttatatatgtgtgtgtatatatatatatatatatatatatatagtatgtgtgtgtatacatgta encodes the following:
- the sonb gene encoding uncharacterized protein sonb isoform X2 translates to MTRWSGAEVFERSCAAHADSCSEMVSGDEKIDGRSSQKKHKKHKKHKSKKKKRNREKEEKERNLSMERLDAQTQSPSRIRSSTVTEQQDDDSSSISHKHKTGRRRKKKRHKLEGRENSSDFDTKERGTKTEERLLSRQHEQLPDIIPKQDSSIKQKADDNRWSQSRSYSNCSHSGLERWTSRPCRSLDSRNSLDPSTEFKKNISKDSQHLSHSPKGGNKAELQRLDHSHQPAGTTRESSCWNDCPASGSLLSPSVELQGIGEYIVPQLKGSEYVSAPERKSPTTMKLNTTTTLRSKEGNTVIRQKKSRSPSRTLRKRARSRSSPRRKSYRSRSRSRQSRRSCCTSRDGGWQTTYSQRDRWKREPSHSPVLILRKKRSPTCKHRTAASSPQKISDLGKEQLLEIAKANAAAMCAKAGMSIPSSLRTSMLPLALPNMAMNAAMASMTAATMTAALSNIGTLSSLLPLQTIINKPGANLAQPINAAFEEVKKKVVKHANSISIKEFTDKCKMIVDSKGELPEALPHVLVEEDDGKPCGGLLLREHKAITFNINNTTGRPAAAGMAKEFPVSSGSQHRKKESKALNVYGDWVPVDKTSVEAKAAIPMATVSTSETLNALALPVQSEALVANHDSVFPDPPPQPVDISQAVSERIKAQRRLTENPLDVSAICMLTRAQEQVDLWAQSNTIPGLFTGSTGAQVLTTEELSNSGPQAWLKKDQFLKAAPVSGGVGEFLMRKMGWKTGEGLGRNREGTVEPIIIDFKVDRKGLLAEGEKPQKQTGGMVVTKDLMGKHPVSALIELCTKKRMIQPDFIMVHHSGPDHRKNFLFKVTVNGVDYQPQTASPNKKHAKAMAATVALQALGEVPVDGPGLYTGPVFTAASTGPLFST
- the sonb gene encoding uncharacterized protein sonb isoform X1, whose product is MAANIEQIFQDFIWNKIREFEHQNVDTTCAAHADSCSEMVSGDEKIDGRSSQKKHKKHKKHKSKKKKRNREKEEKERNLSMERLDAQTQSPSRIRSSTVTEQQDDDSSSISHKHKTGRRRKKKRHKLEGRENSSDFDTKERGTKTEERLLSRQHEQLPDIIPKQDSSIKQKADDNRWSQSRSYSNCSHSGLERWTSRPCRSLDSRNSLDPSTEFKKNISKDSQHLSHSPKGGNKAELQRLDHSHQPAGTTRESSCWNDCPASGSLLSPSVELQGIGEYIVPQLKGSEYVSAPERKSPTTMKLNTTTTLRSKEGNTVIRQKKSRSPSRTLRKRARSRSSPRRKSYRSRSRSRQSRRSCCTSRDGGWQTTYSQRDRWKREPSHSPVLILRKKRSPTCKHRTAASSPQKISDLGKEQLLEIAKANAAAMCAKAGMSIPSSLRTSMLPLALPNMAMNAAMASMTAATMTAALSNIGTLSSLLPLQTIINKPGANLAQPINAAFEEVKKKVVKHANSISIKEFTDKCKMIVDSKGELPEALPHVLVEEDDGKPCGGLLLREHKAITFNINNTTGRPAAAGMAKEFPVSSGSQHRKKESKALNVYGDWVPVDKTSVEAKAAIPMATVSTSETLNALALPVQSEALVANHDSVFPDPPPQPVDISQAVSERIKAQRRLTENPLDVSAICMLTRAQEQVDLWAQSNTIPGLFTGSTGAQVLTTEELSNSGPQAWLKKDQFLKAAPVSGGVGEFLMRKMGWKTGEGLGRNREGTVEPIIIDFKVDRKGLLAEGEKPQKQTGGMVVTKDLMGKHPVSALIELCTKKRMIQPDFIMVHHSGPDHRKNFLFKVTVNGVDYQPQTASPNKKHAKAMAATVALQALGEVPVDGPGLYTGPVFTAASTGPLFST
- the sonb gene encoding uncharacterized protein sonb isoform X3, with protein sequence MAANIEQIFQDFIWNKIREFEHQNVDTTCAAHADSCSEMVSGDEKIDGRSSQKKHKKHKKHKSKKKKRNREKEEKERNLSMERLDAQTQSPSRIRSSTVTEQQDDDSSSISHKHKTGRRRKKKRHKLEGRENSSDFDTKERGTKTEERLLSRQHEQLPDIIPKQDSSIKQKADDNRWSQSRSYSNCSHSGLERWTSRPCRSLDSRNSLDPSTEFKKNISKDSQHLSHSPKGGNKAELQRLDHSHQPAGTTRESSCWNDCPASGSLLSPSVELQGIGEYIVPQLKGSEYVSAPERKSPTTMKLNTTTTLRSKEGNTVIRQKKSRSPSRTLRKRARSRSSPRRKSYRSRSRSRQSRRSCCTSRDGGWQTTYSQRDRWKREPSHSPVLILRKKRSPTCKHRTAASSPQKISDLGKEQLLEIAKANAAAMCAKAATMTAALSNIGTLSSLLPLQTIINKPGANLAQPINAAFEEVKKKVVKHANSISIKEFTDKCKMIVDSKGELPEALPHVLVEEDDGKPCGGLLLREHKAITFNINNTTGRPAAAGMAKEFPVSSGSQHRKKESKALNVYGDWVPVDKTSVEAKAAIPMATVSTSETLNALALPVQSEALVANHDSVFPDPPPQPVDISQAVSERIKAQRRLTENPLDVSAICMLTRAQEQVDLWAQSNTIPGLFTGSTGAQVLTTEELSNSGPQAWLKKDQFLKAAPVSGGVGEFLMRKMGWKTGEGLGRNREGTVEPIIIDFKVDRKGLLAEGEKPQKQTGGMVVTKDLMGKHPVSALIELCTKKRMIQPDFIMVHHSGPDHRKNFLFKVTVNGVDYQPQTASPNKKHAKAMAATVALQALGEVPVDGPGLYTGPVFTAASTGPLFST
- the sonb gene encoding uncharacterized protein sonb isoform X5; translation: MAANIEQIFQDFIWNKIREFEHQNVDTTCAAHADSCSEMVSGDEKIDGRSSQKKHKKHKKHKSKKKKRNREKEEKERNLSMERLDAQTQSPSRIRSSTVTEQQDDDSSSISHKHKTGRRRKKKRHKLEGRENSSDFDTKERGTKTEERLLSRQHEQLPDIIPKQDSSIKQKADDNRWSQSRSYSNCSHSGLERWTSRPCRSLDSRNSLDPSTEFKKNISKDSQHLSHSPKGGNKAELQRLDHSHQPAGTTRESSCWNDCPASGSLLSPSVELQGIGEYIVPQLKGSEYVSAPERKSPTTMKLNTTTTLRSKEGNTVIRQKKSRSPSRTLRKRARSRSSPRRKSYRSRSRSRQSRRSCCTSRDGGWQTTYSQRDRWKREPSHSPVLILRKKRSPTCKHRTAASSPQKISDLGKEQLLEIAKANAAAMCAKAGMSIPSSLRTSMLPLALPNMAMNAAMASMTAATMTAALSNIGTLSSLLPLQTIINKPGANLAQPINAAFEEVKKKVVKHANSISIKEFTDKCKMIVDSKGELPEALPHVLVEEDDGKPCGGLLLREHKAITFNINNTTGRPAAAGMAKEFPVSSGSQHRKKESKALNVYGDWVPVDKTSVEAKAAIPMATVSTSETLNALALPVQSEALVANHDSVFPDPPPQPVDISQAVSERIKAQRRLTENPLDVSAICMLTRAQEQVDLWAQSNTIPGLFTGSTGAQVLTTEELSNSGPQAWLKKACSDNP
- the sonb gene encoding uncharacterized protein sonb isoform X4, with amino-acid sequence MVSGDEKIDGRSSQKKHKKHKKHKSKKKKRNREKEEKERNLSMERLDAQTQSPSRIRSSTVTEQQDDDSSSISHKHKTGRRRKKKRHKLEGRENSSDFDTKERGTKTEERLLSRQHEQLPDIIPKQDSSIKQKADDNRWSQSRSYSNCSHSGLERWTSRPCRSLDSRNSLDPSTEFKKNISKDSQHLSHSPKGGNKAELQRLDHSHQPAGTTRESSCWNDCPASGSLLSPSVELQGIGEYIVPQLKGSEYVSAPERKSPTTMKLNTTTTLRSKEGNTVIRQKKSRSPSRTLRKRARSRSSPRRKSYRSRSRSRQSRRSCCTSRDGGWQTTYSQRDRWKREPSHSPVLILRKKRSPTCKHRTAASSPQKISDLGKEQLLEIAKANAAAMCAKAGMSIPSSLRTSMLPLALPNMAMNAAMASMTAATMTAALSNIGTLSSLLPLQTIINKPGANLAQPINAAFEEVKKKVVKHANSISIKEFTDKCKMIVDSKGELPEALPHVLVEEDDGKPCGGLLLREHKAITFNINNTTGRPAAAGMAKEFPVSSGSQHRKKESKALNVYGDWVPVDKTSVEAKAAIPMATVSTSETLNALALPVQSEALVANHDSVFPDPPPQPVDISQAVSERIKAQRRLTENPLDVSAICMLTRAQEQVDLWAQSNTIPGLFTGSTGAQVLTTEELSNSGPQAWLKKDQFLKAAPVSGGVGEFLMRKMGWKTGEGLGRNREGTVEPIIIDFKVDRKGLLAEGEKPQKQTGGMVVTKDLMGKHPVSALIELCTKKRMIQPDFIMVHHSGPDHRKNFLFKVTVNGVDYQPQTASPNKKHAKAMAATVALQALGEVPVDGPGLYTGPVFTAASTGPLFST